A single window of Actinoallomurus bryophytorum DNA harbors:
- a CDS encoding SGNH/GDSL hydrolase family protein has translation MSVGPVRFAALGDSVTVGLGDPLPQGGWRGWAALLAEAMAPAGSLELGNFARSGALVEDVVSEQLPRALAQRPSHASVLVGVNDTLRGDFELAPIAARLEETVVALRRSGAMVLTANLPDPGRMLKVPAIVCRPLARRVQAINAVFDHLAAVHGTVHLDLAGHPAVYDPELWGVDRIHPSERGHRFLAGLFAAGLAERGVPLWSRPDPLPSNPPPSAWAQAYWLATKGTGWVFRRSLDLLPGLTRLVLAEAWHEIRDQTARLDDRLRSELAQVLPCGQAERHSGELCGEPVGT, from the coding sequence ATGAGCGTCGGCCCGGTGCGCTTCGCCGCGCTCGGCGACTCCGTGACGGTCGGCCTGGGCGACCCGCTGCCGCAGGGCGGTTGGCGCGGCTGGGCGGCGCTGCTGGCCGAGGCGATGGCGCCGGCGGGCAGCCTGGAGCTGGGCAACTTCGCCCGGTCCGGCGCCCTGGTCGAGGACGTCGTCAGCGAGCAACTGCCCCGCGCGCTGGCGCAGCGACCTTCCCACGCCTCCGTCCTGGTCGGCGTCAACGACACGTTGCGCGGCGACTTCGAGCTCGCGCCGATCGCCGCGAGGCTGGAGGAGACCGTCGTCGCGCTGCGGCGGTCCGGGGCGATGGTCCTGACCGCGAACCTGCCCGACCCCGGCCGGATGCTGAAGGTTCCTGCGATCGTCTGCCGTCCGCTGGCGCGGCGGGTCCAGGCGATCAACGCGGTCTTCGACCACCTCGCCGCCGTGCACGGAACGGTCCACCTCGACCTGGCCGGGCATCCGGCCGTCTACGACCCCGAGCTGTGGGGCGTCGACCGCATCCACCCGAGCGAACGCGGGCACCGATTCCTGGCCGGCCTGTTCGCGGCCGGGCTCGCCGAGCGCGGAGTGCCGCTGTGGAGCCGGCCGGACCCGCTGCCGTCCAACCCGCCCCCGAGCGCGTGGGCGCAGGCGTACTGGCTGGCCACGAAGGGGACGGGCTGGGTGTTCCGCCGGTCGCTGGACCTGCTGCCCGGGCTGACCCGGCTGGTGCTCGCCGAGGCGTGGCACGAGATCCGCGACCAGACCGCACGGCTCGACGACCGGCTCCGCTCGGAACTGGCCCAGGTCCTGCCGTGTGGGCAGGCCGAACGGCACTCAGGCGAACTCTGCGGCGAGCCCGTCGGTACGTAG
- a CDS encoding glycosyltransferase gives MGGVRVVRLANAIAPHSGGLRTALRELGAGYARAGHDPVLIMPGLRATDERTEQGRVITVPGPLVPGTGGYRVITARRSLRRLLEDLEPDRLEVSDRTTLRWTGVWAAENGVRSMMVSHEGLAGLLQLFGPPGLPSQRLADRMNRASADSYDVVVCTTQWAAAEFRRLGVPNLVRVPLGVDLTTFSPGRYDAKLRATLAESGGPLLVHCSRLSPEKRPDRPIEALAELRRRGVRATLVVAGDGPRRRSLEAKAEGLPVRFLGHVADRGLLARLLATADVAIAPGPVETFGLAALEALASGTPVVVCRESALPEVIGCAGLAADDDAVSYADAVERLLDRDTERRRQAAREQATRFDWQTAVDGFLRAHGTSATGGHPR, from the coding sequence GTGGGAGGCGTCAGAGTGGTGCGGCTGGCCAACGCCATCGCACCGCATTCCGGTGGCCTGCGAACGGCCCTGCGCGAGCTCGGCGCGGGCTACGCACGTGCCGGACATGATCCGGTGCTCATCATGCCCGGGCTCAGGGCGACCGACGAGCGGACCGAACAGGGGCGGGTCATCACGGTTCCCGGGCCGCTGGTGCCCGGCACCGGCGGATACCGTGTGATCACGGCGCGGCGCTCGCTGCGGCGGCTGCTGGAGGACCTGGAGCCGGACCGGCTGGAGGTCTCGGACCGTACGACTCTGCGGTGGACGGGAGTCTGGGCGGCCGAGAACGGGGTCCGGTCGATGATGGTCTCCCATGAGGGCCTCGCCGGGCTGCTGCAGCTGTTCGGCCCGCCGGGGCTGCCCTCACAGCGGCTCGCCGACCGGATGAACCGCGCGAGCGCGGACTCCTACGACGTCGTGGTCTGCACGACACAGTGGGCCGCGGCGGAGTTCCGGCGGCTGGGAGTGCCCAACCTGGTACGCGTGCCGCTCGGCGTCGACCTCACCACGTTCTCGCCCGGCCGGTACGACGCGAAGCTGCGGGCCACCCTGGCGGAGTCCGGCGGGCCGCTCCTCGTGCACTGCAGCAGGCTGTCCCCGGAGAAACGCCCCGACCGGCCCATCGAAGCCCTGGCCGAACTGCGCCGCAGGGGCGTTCGGGCCACGCTCGTCGTGGCCGGGGACGGGCCGCGGCGGCGGTCCCTGGAGGCCAAGGCCGAAGGGCTGCCCGTACGGTTCCTCGGCCACGTCGCCGACCGCGGGCTGCTCGCCCGGCTGCTGGCCACCGCCGACGTCGCCATCGCGCCGGGACCGGTCGAGACCTTCGGCCTCGCCGCGCTGGAGGCTCTGGCCAGCGGTACGCCGGTCGTCGTGTGCCGGGAGAGCGCGCTGCCCGAGGTGATCGGATGCGCCGGGCTCGCGGCCGATGACGACGCGGTCTCGTACGCCGACGCGGTGGAGCGGCTCCTCGACCGCGACACCGAGCGGCGCCGGCAGGCCGCACGCGAACAGGCGACCCGGTTCGACTGGCAGACGGCGGTCGACGGCTTCCTGCGGGCGCATGGCACCTCGGCGACCGGAGGGCACCCGCGATGA
- a CDS encoding SRPBCC family protein gives MHFTTSVDIDADPERVWNALVDVERWPQWTASMRSVTRLGTEPFGPDGRVRIEQPRLPPMIWQVTRFEPGVSFTWVSERGGVRTEAFHRLVQGTDGLSVELGTAQTGPLAWLIGILYGRLTRRYIGMEAQGLKRFCESPG, from the coding sequence ATGCACTTCACCACCTCCGTCGACATCGACGCGGACCCCGAGCGCGTGTGGAACGCCCTCGTGGACGTCGAGCGCTGGCCACAGTGGACCGCCTCGATGAGGTCCGTGACCCGCCTCGGCACGGAGCCGTTCGGCCCGGACGGCCGGGTACGGATCGAGCAGCCACGCTTGCCACCCATGATCTGGCAGGTCACGCGGTTCGAGCCGGGGGTCTCGTTCACGTGGGTGAGCGAACGCGGCGGCGTACGCACCGAGGCGTTCCACCGGCTCGTCCAGGGCACGGACGGCCTGAGCGTCGAGCTCGGCACCGCGCAGACCGGCCCGCTCGCCTGGCTGATCGGGATCCTGTACGGACGCCTCACCCGCCGCTACATCGGCATGGAGGCCCAGGGACTCAAGCGGTTCTGCGAGTCACCCGGCTGA
- a CDS encoding MFS transporter, with product MATTDGTERRARHAAGGLARYVTAAALVRGADSGAVVGLILLAVDPGSHLRNGAAAGGLLAAALSAPHLVGPLTAHRLDRARDTRRALAVAYLVYAAALAAGATLVGRVPIAGAVGAVALAGCCGPLLTGGLSSRLAAIARPGDRAQRRAQGWDALTYSVGGTAGPAVVAGLAALFGPLTAVLGLSAAAAAGAVLTLTLPPDDSRADLDLPSPGRAAGHRNARAPGVWDGLVRLVAHPSLRRVTTMTMLSALELGALPVIAVIFGARLTGRPGAGAVLTVAFGVGGLVGALLVTVFPLRGEPERLALRLFAAVAAATGLCAFAPAYGFALAGFAVIGLVNAAAFTATLAARTKYAPPYARAQVFVTSAGVKVALASVGAAVTGMAAGLGGRVLLLLAAGITIASVVAAIADRMITGQDADAEKEDPLGGDACTSPPPSTSTRTPSACGTPSWTSSAGHSGPPR from the coding sequence GTGGCGACCACCGATGGCACCGAGCGGCGGGCCCGGCACGCCGCCGGCGGGCTGGCCCGGTACGTGACGGCGGCGGCCCTGGTCCGTGGCGCGGACTCCGGCGCGGTCGTGGGACTGATCCTGCTGGCCGTCGACCCGGGTTCGCACCTGCGGAACGGCGCCGCGGCGGGCGGTCTGCTGGCGGCCGCACTGAGCGCGCCCCACCTGGTGGGCCCGTTGACGGCGCACCGGCTCGACCGCGCACGTGACACGCGGCGTGCCCTCGCCGTGGCCTACCTCGTCTACGCGGCCGCGCTCGCGGCCGGCGCCACCCTGGTCGGCCGGGTCCCGATCGCCGGTGCCGTCGGGGCGGTGGCCCTGGCCGGCTGCTGTGGCCCGTTGCTGACCGGAGGTCTGAGCAGCCGGCTCGCCGCGATCGCGCGGCCCGGTGATCGCGCACAGCGGCGCGCGCAGGGCTGGGACGCCCTGACCTACAGTGTGGGCGGGACCGCCGGGCCGGCGGTGGTCGCGGGGCTCGCCGCGCTGTTCGGCCCGCTGACGGCCGTCCTCGGTCTCAGCGCCGCGGCGGCGGCCGGCGCCGTGCTGACGCTCACGCTCCCGCCGGACGACTCCCGGGCCGACCTCGACCTCCCCTCGCCCGGCCGCGCGGCGGGCCACCGGAACGCAAGGGCGCCGGGGGTGTGGGACGGGCTGGTGCGGCTCGTCGCGCATCCCTCGCTGCGGCGGGTCACCACGATGACGATGCTGTCCGCGCTGGAGCTCGGCGCCCTTCCCGTCATCGCCGTGATCTTCGGGGCGCGGCTGACCGGCCGGCCCGGTGCGGGTGCGGTGCTGACCGTCGCGTTCGGCGTGGGTGGCCTGGTGGGCGCGCTGCTCGTCACCGTCTTCCCGCTGCGTGGAGAGCCCGAACGGCTGGCGCTGCGCCTCTTCGCCGCGGTGGCGGCGGCGACCGGGCTGTGCGCGTTCGCCCCGGCGTACGGGTTCGCGCTCGCCGGGTTCGCGGTCATCGGCCTCGTCAACGCGGCGGCGTTCACCGCGACTCTGGCGGCGCGCACCAAGTACGCGCCGCCGTACGCACGCGCCCAGGTCTTCGTCACCAGCGCCGGGGTGAAGGTCGCGCTGGCCTCCGTCGGCGCCGCGGTGACCGGAATGGCGGCCGGCCTGGGCGGACGCGTCCTGCTCCTGCTGGCCGCCGGCATCACCATCGCGTCCGTGGTCGCCGCCATCGCGGACCGGATGATCACCGGACAGGACGCGGATGCTGAGAAAGAGGATCCCCTGGGAGGCGACGCATGCACTTCACCACCTCCGTCGACATCGACGCGGACCCCGAGCGCGTGTGGAACGCCCTCGTGGACGTCGAGCGCTGGCCACAGTGGACCGCCTCGATGA
- a CDS encoding CGNR zinc finger domain-containing protein — MAPSAPAHRDLGLLNATAVRPPMVPRLTGGGVRHEGDLGQALSTVARDAIDLVDGPYAGRIRECAHPDCSRLYLDASHAGRRRWCGMAACGNRSKSAAYRRRHQTATG; from the coding sequence ATCGCCCCATCGGCGCCCGCCCATCGAGACCTCGGCCTGCTGAACGCGACGGCCGTACGGCCGCCGATGGTGCCCCGGCTGACCGGCGGAGGCGTGCGCCACGAAGGCGACCTGGGCCAGGCGCTGTCCACCGTCGCGCGTGACGCGATCGACCTGGTGGACGGCCCGTACGCGGGGCGGATCCGCGAGTGCGCGCATCCGGACTGCAGCCGTCTCTACCTTGACGCCTCACACGCCGGACGGCGCCGCTGGTGCGGCATGGCCGCCTGCGGGAACAGGTCCAAGTCCGCCGCGTACCGGCGACGGCACCAGACCGCCACCGGCTGA
- a CDS encoding LysR family transcriptional regulator — translation MELRHLEYFIAVAEEEHFTRAAERLHVAQSGLSASIRALERELGAPLFVRSTRHVGLTEAGRALLTEARRTLASVAAARNAVAAVQGLLRGTVSIGTEQCLGVIDLPTVLSRFRAVHPGVEIRLRQAGSSGLVEEVRTGGLDLAFVALAGSRAPAGVSLTPLTTEPMMLVCHPDHPLGPHEAVDWSQLENEIFVDFHPDWGARQVTDRAFGAAGLDRQVALEVNDVHSLLDFVAEDLGVALVPRPIAHKKNKNIRAVPLRATAPFWVVSVAVSANGPANPATQALLNIVEQSAATPESLVNGAGALG, via the coding sequence GTGGAATTGCGTCATCTGGAGTACTTCATCGCCGTCGCCGAGGAAGAGCACTTCACCCGGGCGGCCGAACGTCTGCACGTCGCCCAGTCGGGCCTGTCGGCGTCGATCCGCGCGCTGGAACGGGAGCTCGGGGCACCGCTGTTCGTCCGCAGTACGCGCCATGTCGGCCTCACCGAGGCGGGCCGCGCGCTCCTCACCGAGGCCCGCCGCACGCTCGCCAGCGTCGCCGCCGCGCGTAACGCGGTCGCCGCCGTGCAGGGGCTGCTGCGCGGCACCGTGTCCATCGGTACCGAGCAGTGCCTGGGCGTGATCGACCTGCCCACGGTCCTGTCGCGGTTCCGTGCGGTGCACCCCGGCGTCGAGATCCGGCTGCGGCAGGCCGGCTCGTCCGGACTGGTGGAGGAGGTCCGTACGGGCGGCCTCGACCTGGCCTTCGTGGCTCTGGCCGGGAGCCGGGCCCCGGCCGGGGTGAGCCTGACGCCGCTGACGACCGAGCCGATGATGCTCGTCTGCCATCCGGACCACCCGCTCGGCCCGCACGAGGCGGTCGACTGGTCCCAGCTGGAGAACGAGATCTTCGTGGACTTCCATCCCGACTGGGGTGCACGTCAGGTCACCGACCGGGCGTTCGGCGCCGCCGGCCTGGACCGTCAGGTGGCCCTGGAGGTGAACGACGTGCACAGCCTGCTCGACTTCGTGGCCGAGGACCTCGGGGTCGCGCTGGTGCCACGGCCGATCGCCCACAAGAAGAACAAGAACATCCGTGCCGTGCCGCTGCGCGCGACGGCCCCCTTCTGGGTGGTCTCGGTCGCGGTGTCGGCGAACGGCCCGGCGAACCCGGCCACCCAGGCCCTGCTGAACATCGTGGAGCAGTCCGCCGCCACTCCGGAGTCCCTGGTGAACGGCGCGGGGGCGCTCGGCTGA
- a CDS encoding aldo/keto reductase, translated as MRTRRIGDVQVSAIGLGGMPMSIEGRPEESRSIAAVHAALESGVTLIDTADAYHLYADDEGHNESLIARALATYGGDTSDVLVATKGGHIRPGDGSWTLDGSPSHLKQACEASLKRLGVEAIGLYQFHRPDPTVPYSDSVGALRDLLDEGKIRMAGISNANPEQIREANDILGGRLASVQNQFSPAYRSSETELRLCDVLGIAFLPWSPLGGSSKAGELGSSHSAFAQVAEAHGVSPQQVALAWQLAKSPIVIPIPGSSRPETARDSAKAVDLELTEAEFAQLDAA; from the coding sequence ATGCGTACTCGCCGGATCGGTGACGTCCAGGTCAGCGCGATCGGGCTGGGGGGCATGCCCATGTCGATCGAGGGGCGCCCCGAAGAAAGTCGTTCCATCGCCGCGGTGCACGCGGCGCTCGAGTCGGGTGTGACACTGATCGACACCGCGGACGCCTACCACCTGTACGCCGATGACGAGGGCCACAACGAGTCGCTCATCGCCAGGGCGCTGGCCACATACGGCGGAGACACCTCCGACGTACTCGTCGCGACCAAGGGCGGCCACATCCGTCCCGGCGACGGCTCGTGGACGCTCGACGGCTCGCCGTCCCACCTCAAGCAGGCGTGCGAGGCGTCGCTCAAGCGCCTCGGCGTCGAGGCCATCGGCCTCTACCAGTTCCACCGGCCGGACCCGACCGTCCCCTACAGCGACTCCGTGGGCGCGCTCCGCGACCTGCTGGACGAGGGGAAGATCCGCATGGCGGGCATCTCCAACGCGAACCCGGAGCAGATCCGCGAGGCCAACGACATCCTGGGCGGGCGGCTGGCATCGGTGCAGAACCAGTTCTCACCGGCGTACCGCTCCAGTGAGACCGAGCTCCGTCTGTGCGACGTGCTCGGCATCGCCTTCCTGCCCTGGAGCCCGCTCGGCGGGAGCTCCAAGGCCGGCGAGCTGGGCTCCTCCCACTCGGCCTTCGCGCAGGTCGCGGAGGCGCATGGTGTCAGCCCGCAGCAGGTCGCCCTGGCCTGGCAGCTCGCCAAGTCCCCGATCGTCATCCCGATCCCCGGATCGAGCCGGCCCGAGACGGCACGTGACTCGGCCAAGGCCGTCGACCTCGAGCTCACCGAGGCGGAGTTCGCCCAGCTCGACGCCGCCTAG
- a CDS encoding aldo/keto reductase, whose translation MDITRVGFGAWAIGGGDWAFGWGDQEDAQSVAAIRYSLEQGVNWVDTAAAYGLGHSEEIVGRALKGIPDGDRPYVFTKCGLVWDPSDRAAKPRRVGAPDSIRRQVEESLRRLRVERIDLYQVHWPAEDGTPMEEYWQALLDLRAEGKIRAAGLSNHDLSRLEAAEKLGHVDSLQPPFSAIHREAATEIGWCAAHDTGVIVYSPMQAGLLTGTFSRDRVGRLPDNDWRKKHRDFTTNLESNLALAHALVPVARRHEVRPAAVAVAWALAWDGVTGAIVGARRPDQIDGWLPAAGLELTPDDLKEIAAAIESTGAGEGPASPHAA comes from the coding sequence ATGGACATCACGAGAGTCGGCTTCGGCGCCTGGGCGATCGGCGGCGGTGACTGGGCGTTCGGCTGGGGGGACCAGGAGGACGCCCAGTCGGTCGCGGCGATCCGGTACTCGCTCGAGCAGGGCGTCAACTGGGTCGACACGGCCGCCGCGTACGGCCTCGGGCACTCAGAAGAGATCGTCGGGCGGGCGCTCAAGGGCATCCCCGACGGCGATCGGCCCTACGTCTTCACCAAGTGCGGCCTCGTCTGGGATCCGTCGGACCGCGCCGCGAAGCCGCGCCGTGTCGGGGCGCCGGACAGCATCCGGCGCCAGGTGGAGGAGTCGCTGCGACGCCTCCGCGTCGAGCGCATCGACCTCTACCAGGTGCACTGGCCGGCCGAGGACGGCACACCAATGGAGGAGTACTGGCAGGCCCTGCTCGACCTCAGGGCGGAGGGCAAGATCCGGGCGGCGGGCCTGTCCAACCACGACCTGAGCCGGTTGGAGGCCGCCGAGAAGCTGGGGCACGTCGACTCGCTGCAGCCGCCGTTCTCCGCGATCCATCGTGAGGCCGCCACCGAGATCGGCTGGTGCGCCGCCCACGACACCGGCGTGATCGTCTATTCGCCGATGCAGGCGGGGCTGCTGACCGGTACGTTCTCCCGCGACCGGGTCGGGCGGCTGCCGGACAACGACTGGCGCAAGAAGCACCGCGACTTCACGACGAACCTGGAGTCCAACCTCGCCCTCGCGCACGCACTCGTGCCCGTCGCGCGACGCCACGAGGTACGTCCCGCCGCGGTGGCGGTCGCCTGGGCCCTGGCCTGGGACGGCGTGACCGGCGCCATCGTCGGCGCGCGGCGCCCGGACCAGATCGACGGCTGGCTGCCGGCCGCCGGCCTCGAACTGACGCCGGACGACCTGAAGGAGATCGCGGCCGCGATCGAGAGCACCGGCGCCGGAGAGGGCCCGGCCAGTCCTCACGCCGCCTAG
- a CDS encoding toxin glutamine deamidase domain-containing protein: protein MSGGELLTDLGVFRSAAMLFRGARTGLSVPGREFRPTGVENLVSGKLSKQQIQVLQKSRAEIQATLERMPGGVPRSAADVGSLLPHINPLRFENNCHECTLAVDDVLAGRAAVAGNSRPANGFAHLGVGSELTGSDPDSIERELLQSGDGARGIVLMTTKDGDAHSGNIANLQGKVYWMDGQISNLAANPDRIPIIVDKYPYYKLKPGVESNALIRTDGRRP, encoded by the coding sequence GTGAGTGGCGGCGAGCTTCTGACGGACCTTGGCGTCTTCAGGTCAGCTGCGATGCTATTTCGCGGCGCCCGAACAGGACTGTCAGTGCCAGGTCGAGAATTCCGGCCAACGGGAGTCGAGAATCTGGTCAGCGGAAAGCTCAGTAAACAACAAATACAGGTTCTACAGAAAAGCCGTGCGGAAATTCAGGCCACACTGGAGAGAATGCCGGGAGGCGTTCCGCGCAGCGCTGCCGATGTCGGTAGTCTGCTGCCACATATCAATCCGCTGCGCTTCGAAAACAATTGTCACGAATGCACATTGGCAGTGGATGACGTACTGGCAGGCCGTGCCGCAGTGGCGGGAAATTCGAGGCCCGCAAATGGCTTCGCCCATCTTGGTGTCGGATCGGAGCTCACCGGAAGTGATCCGGACAGTATCGAAAGGGAACTCCTCCAGTCCGGTGATGGCGCCCGCGGTATCGTGTTGATGACTACCAAAGATGGGGATGCGCATTCGGGTAATATTGCCAATCTGCAGGGGAAGGTCTATTGGATGGACGGGCAAATCTCCAACCTCGCCGCGAACCCAGATCGCATACCCATCATCGTTGATAAATATCCCTATTATAAGTTGAAGCCAGGCGTTGAATCTAACGCACTTATTCGTACGGACGGTAGAAGGCCATAA
- a CDS encoding universal stress protein — MRDGGVVLAGVDGTDSGRAALRTAADEAVAGGLRLVALHVRRVPRPLELMAWEAYPFAEQWRDELELEAWLQCTLLLTELPVEWEYTVVDGDPVHALRSCAAARSACVVYVGSRIRTRWAARLHRCPAAELERCSPCRVRVVRFPDLPQ; from the coding sequence ATGCGTGACGGTGGGGTGGTGCTGGCCGGGGTGGACGGCACCGACTCGGGGCGCGCGGCGTTGCGGACGGCGGCCGATGAGGCGGTGGCGGGCGGCCTCCGGCTCGTGGCGCTGCACGTACGGCGTGTTCCGCGACCGCTGGAGCTGATGGCGTGGGAGGCCTATCCGTTCGCCGAGCAGTGGCGCGACGAACTCGAACTCGAAGCGTGGCTGCAGTGCACCCTCCTGCTCACCGAGCTGCCGGTGGAGTGGGAGTACACCGTCGTGGACGGTGACCCCGTCCACGCCCTGCGGTCCTGCGCGGCGGCGCGCTCGGCGTGCGTGGTCTACGTCGGCTCGCGCATCCGTACGCGCTGGGCGGCGCGTCTGCACCGTTGCCCGGCCGCCGAGCTCGAACGCTGCTCACCGTGCAGGGTACGGGTGGTCCGCTTCCCTGACCTCCCACAATGA
- a CDS encoding DUF5990 family protein: MRIRIEATELPGRTCPPGSDHPRHDNVHVGVQRRERPGELLDLHPGDAASAAWTLECATAATAGGIDITGRYVQGRPGDRFIYLSWGTVGDDGAFTMFRRAKLMLDAVDPDVAGAAARSGRLLARVRLTDPKGEPLCARVRPPYVEWSAA; this comes from the coding sequence GTGCGCATCCGTATCGAGGCCACCGAGCTGCCGGGTCGTACCTGCCCGCCCGGCTCCGACCATCCGCGCCACGACAACGTTCACGTCGGCGTGCAGCGACGCGAGCGCCCCGGTGAGCTGCTCGACCTGCATCCGGGTGACGCGGCGTCGGCCGCCTGGACGCTGGAATGCGCCACCGCCGCCACCGCGGGCGGCATCGACATCACCGGCAGGTACGTCCAGGGCCGCCCGGGAGACCGGTTCATCTACCTGTCCTGGGGCACCGTGGGCGACGACGGCGCCTTCACGATGTTCCGGCGGGCCAAGCTCATGCTCGACGCGGTCGACCCGGACGTCGCCGGCGCCGCCGCGCGCTCCGGCCGGCTCCTGGCGCGGGTCCGCCTCACCGACCCGAAGGGAGAGCCCCTCTGCGCCCGGGTGCGGCCACCGTACGTGGAGTGGTCCGCCGCCTAG
- a CDS encoding FtsX-like permease family protein, whose translation MGRILLVGRLAVRDLRRHRIEAALLLLAIMAATTTLTLGLVLRDAAADPYQSTRAATRGPDVVAGAARPAGLAGLEKLAGAPGVVGHSGPYPVIPAKLQVSGRTSDVQAVGRDAAPASVDQPKVIQGSWVRGGGVVVEAAFAGALGVRVGDPVTLAGRSFEVVGVAVTAAMPPYPGSSCIVPAGCVSGAISGDLAARLPRGLLHDPGLVWLAQADVRSLATPAYVMNLKLADPDKAQAFADANHGAMTMQPWENILHDATELAGDSQILLLIGAWLLGLLAVAGLSVLVGGRMADQTRRVGLLKAVGGTPSLVAAVLLAEYILVATVAAVAGLAVGSLTAPLLTESSAGLVGSAGTPSVTLSTVGVVTAVALGVAVVATAVPAVRAARSSTIAALADSPRPPRRTGWLIAISARLPVPLLLALRVAARRPRRVVLGVVSIAITVSGIYVLLVLNAFLTTQPLAGGYDDAQVRVLRHVLLVWTVILLSLAAVNALVITWATVLDNRHSSALARALGATPREVSAALAVAQVLPALAGAVLGVFPGGFALFAAINAITGGDSDRATLPSLWQLLAVVPATVLVVAALTAVPARLGGRRPVTETL comes from the coding sequence GTGGGCCGAATCCTGCTCGTGGGCCGCCTCGCCGTGCGTGACCTGCGCAGGCACCGCATCGAGGCCGCGCTTCTGCTGCTTGCCATCATGGCGGCCACCACGACGCTGACGCTCGGGCTCGTCCTGCGCGATGCGGCCGCCGACCCGTACCAGAGCACCCGTGCGGCGACCAGGGGACCCGACGTGGTCGCCGGCGCCGCGCGTCCCGCGGGGCTTGCCGGCCTCGAGAAACTGGCCGGCGCTCCCGGCGTCGTCGGCCACAGCGGACCGTACCCGGTCATCCCGGCGAAACTTCAGGTGTCCGGTCGAACGTCAGACGTGCAGGCCGTGGGGCGCGACGCCGCGCCCGCGTCGGTCGACCAGCCCAAGGTGATACAGGGCAGCTGGGTCCGCGGTGGGGGCGTGGTGGTCGAGGCGGCCTTCGCCGGCGCGCTCGGCGTGCGCGTCGGTGATCCGGTCACCCTGGCCGGCCGGTCGTTCGAGGTCGTCGGCGTCGCGGTCACCGCCGCCATGCCGCCGTATCCGGGGTCGTCCTGCATCGTGCCCGCCGGCTGCGTCAGCGGCGCCATCTCCGGCGATCTGGCCGCCCGGCTGCCTCGGGGGTTGTTGCACGATCCCGGCCTGGTCTGGCTCGCCCAGGCGGATGTGCGGAGCCTCGCCACGCCGGCCTATGTGATGAACCTGAAGCTGGCCGACCCGGACAAGGCCCAGGCGTTCGCCGACGCGAACCACGGCGCCATGACCATGCAGCCCTGGGAGAACATCCTCCACGATGCCACCGAGCTGGCCGGAGACTCCCAGATCCTGCTGCTGATCGGAGCCTGGCTGCTCGGCCTGCTCGCCGTGGCCGGCCTTTCGGTGCTGGTCGGCGGCCGGATGGCCGACCAGACCAGACGCGTCGGACTCCTCAAGGCGGTCGGCGGCACACCGAGCCTGGTCGCCGCCGTGCTGCTCGCGGAGTACATCCTCGTGGCGACCGTCGCGGCCGTGGCCGGGTTGGCGGTCGGATCGCTGACCGCTCCGTTGCTCACCGAGTCCAGTGCCGGCCTCGTCGGCAGCGCGGGCACGCCGTCGGTGACCCTGTCCACGGTCGGCGTGGTGACCGCCGTGGCACTCGGAGTCGCGGTCGTCGCGACCGCCGTCCCGGCCGTGCGCGCCGCCCGCTCGAGCACCATCGCGGCGCTGGCCGACTCGCCACGCCCACCCCGCCGCACCGGTTGGCTGATCGCGATCTCCGCACGACTGCCCGTACCGCTGCTTCTCGCCCTGCGGGTCGCCGCCCGCAGACCGCGCCGCGTCGTGCTGGGCGTGGTCAGTATCGCGATCACGGTCAGCGGGATCTACGTCCTCCTGGTACTCAACGCCTTCCTCACCACCCAGCCACTCGCCGGCGGATATGACGATGCCCAGGTGCGGGTGCTGCGCCACGTGCTCCTCGTCTGGACGGTCATTCTGCTGTCCCTGGCGGCGGTCAACGCGCTCGTCATCACCTGGGCGACGGTGCTCGACAACCGGCATTCGTCGGCGCTGGCGCGTGCCCTCGGCGCGACCCCTCGTGAAGTGAGCGCGGCACTGGCCGTCGCCCAGGTGCTCCCCGCGCTCGCCGGCGCCGTCTTGGGCGTCTTCCCCGGAGGCTTCGCCCTGTTCGCCGCCATCAACGCGATCACCGGCGGCGACAGCGACAGGGCCACACTTCCCTCGCTCTGGCAGCTGCTCGCCGTGGTGCCGGCGACCGTGCTCGTGGTGGCGGCGCTCACCGCGGTCCCCGCCCGCCTCGGCGGCCGCCGTCCCGTGACCGAGACGCTCTGA